In Sediminispirochaeta bajacaliforniensis DSM 16054, one DNA window encodes the following:
- a CDS encoding ABC transporter permease, with translation MRNGTNDLMWKMKMIIKEPILIIFILLLLLLLTVFVFYPLLMLIKYSITADGGELSLQTIWAVVKNGSYRIIFSNSIKLGLISACIATIIGYIFAFAITRTELPMKGFMKTMATLPIVSPPFVLSLSIIFLFGRKGLITNGLLGLTDFNVYGMHSLILVQTISFFPVAYLTLSGILQAIDSSVEDAALNLGASRWKIFWTVTFPLSLPGIFSAFLLVFIQSLQDFSNPAVIGGGFPTLGVEAYRVITGMYDLRTGAILSIMLLIPSLMAFLLQRYWISGKGFVTVTGKPSQNRTKLNQRHIVIPLFAVCLLFCAVIVLFYGTVIVGAFVKVWGVNYSFTLDHFRYVFSIGFKPLRNAVTLAIIATPITGLTGMAIAFLTVRKSFFGKRYMSLASLLTFALPGTVVGISYILAFNDRPFLLTGTAVILICVFVFRNLPVGIEGASSALMQIDPSIEEASINMGAGSFYTFFHITLPLIRGAFFSGLVYSFVRAMTAVSAIIFLVSARWNVVTTRIFSLFEVSQYSDAAAYIVIMIIVIVCAIYVLSFLVNKMDPEKNAMVRK, from the coding sequence ATGAGAAACGGCACCAACGATCTTATGTGGAAGATGAAAATGATAATAAAAGAGCCCATTTTGATTATTTTCATTCTTCTTTTGTTGTTACTTTTAACCGTTTTTGTTTTTTATCCATTATTAATGCTGATAAAATATAGTATCACTGCGGATGGCGGCGAGCTTTCTCTTCAAACCATCTGGGCCGTGGTAAAAAATGGTTCGTATAGAATCATCTTTAGCAACAGCATTAAACTCGGGCTCATCTCGGCATGTATAGCGACGATTATCGGATATATCTTTGCTTTTGCCATTACCCGAACCGAACTCCCCATGAAGGGCTTCATGAAAACAATGGCGACGTTGCCAATTGTATCGCCGCCGTTTGTACTCTCTCTTTCTATTATTTTCCTTTTTGGCAGGAAAGGATTGATTACAAACGGACTGCTGGGGCTCACGGATTTTAATGTATATGGCATGCATAGTTTGATTTTGGTCCAAACAATTTCTTTTTTTCCTGTTGCCTATCTGACGCTTTCTGGTATTTTGCAAGCTATAGACTCTTCGGTGGAAGATGCTGCACTTAACCTTGGGGCTTCACGGTGGAAAATTTTCTGGACCGTGACGTTTCCTTTATCTCTTCCGGGTATCTTTAGTGCATTTCTTTTGGTATTCATACAATCCTTACAGGATTTTAGTAACCCGGCCGTTATCGGTGGGGGATTTCCTACATTGGGCGTTGAAGCGTATCGCGTAATTACCGGCATGTATGATCTAAGAACAGGTGCAATTCTCTCTATCATGTTGTTGATTCCCAGTTTGATGGCCTTTCTCCTCCAGCGATACTGGATAAGCGGAAAGGGGTTTGTCACTGTAACCGGTAAGCCCTCTCAGAATAGAACCAAGTTGAATCAGAGGCACATTGTCATACCGCTTTTTGCGGTTTGCTTACTTTTTTGCGCCGTCATTGTACTTTTCTATGGAACGGTCATTGTCGGAGCCTTTGTAAAAGTTTGGGGCGTAAATTATTCCTTTACCCTTGATCATTTTCGGTATGTCTTTTCCATAGGCTTCAAACCACTGAGGAATGCGGTTACTCTGGCAATTATTGCGACACCTATTACCGGTCTGACAGGGATGGCAATTGCTTTCTTAACGGTCAGAAAAAGTTTCTTTGGTAAGCGCTATATGAGTCTTGCTTCGTTGCTCACCTTTGCCCTTCCCGGGACCGTTGTCGGTATCAGCTATATTCTTGCGTTCAACGATCGTCCTTTTTTGCTGACGGGGACGGCGGTGATTCTTATCTGTGTATTTGTTTTCAGAAATCTTCCGGTAGGAATTGAGGGAGCAAGTTCCGCTCTTATGCAGATTGATCCTTCAATTGAAGAGGCCTCTATAAACATGGGTGCAGGTAGTTTCTATACCTTTTTCCATATAACCCTTCCGTTGATTCGGGGAGCCTTTTTTTCCGGGCTGGTATATTCGTTTGTCAGAGCCATGACGGCGGTGAGTGCCATTATTTTTCTCGTTTCGGCGCGTTGGAATGTTGTCACGACCAGGATTTTTTCACTTTTTGAGGTGAGCCAGTATAGTGATGCCGCAGCGTATATTGTGATAATGATCATCGTAATAGTATGTGCAATTTATGTTCTTAGTTTTCTTGTAAACAAGATGGATCCCGAAAAAAACGCTATGGTAAGGAAATAA
- a CDS encoding ABC transporter substrate-binding protein, whose amino-acid sequence MKKRVMLFLTATILGTALLLSCGGRSAEKSDGEGKAESTHLTMYCALPETEIPSYLEAFKEDTGITVDFVRLSAGEVLSKVQVEKNNPQASIWYGGNCDTFIAAAANDLLEPYKSSELINIPASYQDPDGYWSPVYVGALAFAVNKEWFADHSLSYPTSWNDLLDPQYKDQISMAHPGSSGTAYTILATMVQMLGEEEAMAYMKELDKNIRQYTKSGSAPPKNVGLGEASIGLAFSHDCLKPAVQGYPVETVFPKDGTGYEIGAIAIIKNGPKEEHENAKKFIDWVLSERAQDIYSQNSSFRLPVNMHAQVPSGAISIDKLPIIEYDFIWAGENRKRLIEKFSDVVSNANNLK is encoded by the coding sequence ATGAAAAAACGAGTGATGCTTTTTTTGACTGCGACGATTTTAGGGACAGCTCTTTTACTGAGTTGTGGTGGACGTTCCGCAGAAAAAAGTGACGGAGAAGGAAAAGCTGAGTCGACACACCTTACTATGTATTGTGCTCTTCCAGAAACGGAAATTCCTTCATACCTTGAGGCCTTCAAGGAAGACACCGGGATTACCGTCGATTTTGTACGCTTGTCGGCTGGGGAAGTATTATCAAAGGTTCAGGTTGAAAAGAACAATCCGCAGGCAAGCATTTGGTATGGCGGTAATTGCGATACCTTTATTGCTGCTGCTGCCAATGACCTTCTTGAGCCCTATAAGTCATCGGAGCTGATCAATATTCCTGCCAGTTATCAGGATCCTGATGGCTATTGGTCTCCTGTCTATGTTGGGGCTTTGGCCTTTGCCGTCAACAAGGAGTGGTTTGCGGACCATTCACTTTCCTATCCTACATCCTGGAACGATCTTCTGGATCCGCAATACAAGGATCAGATTTCAATGGCTCATCCCGGATCTTCAGGTACGGCATATACCATTCTGGCCACAATGGTGCAGATGCTTGGAGAGGAAGAGGCCATGGCCTATATGAAGGAACTGGACAAGAATATTCGGCAGTATACAAAATCAGGTTCCGCACCCCCTAAGAATGTTGGGTTGGGGGAGGCCTCCATCGGTCTGGCCTTTTCTCATGATTGTTTAAAGCCGGCCGTTCAAGGATATCCTGTGGAGACTGTCTTTCCGAAGGACGGTACTGGTTATGAGATTGGTGCCATTGCAATTATAAAGAATGGGCCAAAAGAGGAACACGAGAATGCAAAAAAATTCATTGACTGGGTTTTAAGCGAACGAGCTCAGGATATCTATTCGCAAAACAGCTCTTTTCGTCTGCCGGTTAATATGCATGCGCAGGTTCCCTCCGGTGCCATCAGCATCGATAAGCTTCCGATAATAGAATACGATTTTATTTGGGCTGGAGAGAATCGTAAACGACTCATTGAGAAATTCAGCGATGTCGTTTCCAACGCAAATAATCTTAAATAG
- a CDS encoding Cof-type HAD-IIB family hydrolase: MLEYTLAICDIDGTLVDAEKKISSFNKKMIKEFCRCGGMLSFATGRIEKSAIPYYEELEMHIPIILYNGARIYHPDTKTAIYDSFLTTCDVDRAIDLLPQFPFDYVFYSNGEAYTLKRSDNVRRYEEGDRITCALIDSVDVLKEREITKILMIGDNSLFKKFRDLFSDDAATSARLVQSELNFLEILPSAVSKGSSLLHLADYLGINIKRIACFGDGLNDMEMIRNAGLGVAMGNARQELKDAADIVAPSNTEDGVGKILKAIMEKKI, translated from the coding sequence ATGCTTGAGTACACACTTGCAATATGTGACATCGACGGGACATTGGTAGATGCTGAGAAAAAGATTTCTTCATTTAATAAAAAGATGATAAAAGAGTTTTGCCGCTGCGGAGGAATGCTCTCTTTTGCAACGGGAAGAATCGAGAAATCGGCGATTCCCTATTACGAAGAATTGGAGATGCATATCCCGATTATTTTATATAACGGGGCAAGAATTTATCACCCCGATACCAAAACGGCGATCTATGATTCCTTTCTTACCACGTGTGATGTCGATAGGGCCATAGATCTTTTACCACAATTCCCTTTTGATTATGTTTTTTATTCGAATGGAGAGGCTTATACCCTGAAGAGGTCCGATAATGTACGCCGATACGAAGAGGGTGATAGAATTACTTGTGCCTTGATCGACAGTGTGGACGTGCTAAAAGAAAGGGAGATAACAAAAATTCTGATGATCGGTGATAATAGTTTGTTTAAGAAATTTCGGGACCTTTTCTCGGATGATGCTGCTACCTCTGCCCGACTTGTGCAATCTGAATTAAATTTCCTTGAAATTCTTCCAAGTGCTGTGAGCAAAGGAAGTTCGTTATTGCATTTGGCCGACTACCTCGGGATCAATATAAAACGGATTGCCTGTTTTGGCGACGGCTTGAATGACATGGAGATGATACGCAATGCGGGACTGGGGGTTGCCATGGGCAATGCTCGTCAGGAATTAAAAGATGCTGCCGATATAGTTGCTCCTTCCAATACCGAAGATGGAGTTGGAAAGATCTTAAAAGCCATCATGGAGAAAAAAATATGA
- a CDS encoding HAD family hydrolase encodes MQIDTVLFDMGGTLEEISYSSTVGSMIEKRFENILKVPFSSITTEGGDAFYKILLERYSEYRCFRERTCIEVHPAMVWRDWILKGLAIPDNVIFDHCEELAYFWETEVINRCCRKNTAVMLEKLHSRDIKMGIISNTGSFTQVYKSLDRYGIRSFFDKIALSCAYGIRKPHGFLFRDILNQMGADAKKTLFVGDTITRDVLGAKNAGLFGSIQIQSDFTKLSDGTLSEDSRPDYIIQDLMSIPSIIDEINQRQ; translated from the coding sequence ATGCAAATAGATACCGTACTCTTTGATATGGGGGGAACACTGGAAGAGATTTCGTATTCCTCTACTGTAGGATCGATGATTGAAAAACGTTTTGAAAACATTTTAAAGGTTCCTTTTTCGTCGATTACGACGGAAGGAGGCGATGCTTTCTATAAGATACTCCTTGAGCGATATAGCGAATATCGTTGTTTTAGGGAAAGAACCTGTATCGAGGTTCATCCAGCCATGGTATGGAGGGATTGGATTCTGAAAGGACTTGCGATTCCAGATAATGTTATTTTTGATCATTGTGAAGAACTTGCCTATTTCTGGGAAACAGAAGTAATCAACCGCTGTTGCCGGAAAAATACCGCAGTGATGCTTGAGAAATTACATTCTCGAGATATCAAGATGGGTATTATCAGTAATACTGGCAGCTTCACTCAGGTGTATAAATCACTGGACCGATACGGAATCCGTTCTTTTTTTGACAAGATCGCACTTTCCTGCGCCTATGGTATTCGTAAGCCACATGGATTCTTGTTCAGGGATATTCTGAATCAGATGGGTGCCGATGCGAAAAAGACACTCTTTGTGGGCGATACAATAACTCGAGATGTACTTGGAGCAAAAAATGCAGGTCTGTTCGGATCGATTCAAATTCAGTCCGATTTTACAAAACTCAGTGACGGTACACTCTCCGAAGATAGCCGACCTGATTATATCATCCAGGATCTCATGAGCATTCCATCGATCATCGATGAGATCAATCAACGTCAATAA
- a CDS encoding ABC transporter permease, with protein sequence MKTGLSEGSFTLRYWIQTFASTISKAMFYKPLVNSLLISLNVSIFGILIGGILAWLVTRTDLPLKNFFSFILVVAYMVPSWCKALSWQIIFKNDRIGGYPGMFQSIFKIAPPNWISYGFFPIVITLSLHYFVFSFLLISAALSSIGGDLEEMAEITGAKRSTILRKITFPLVMPAILSSFILTFSKAIGSFGAPAFLGLKVNYYTLSTMIYANIRNRMTTQAFTLSIILILVASFTVYLNQKAIGKRKSFTTIGGKSTRKNFIRLKKFKPLVTIAVFLFVVLGVIMPLVVLVLQSLMLKKGVYSPSNLTFHFWIGESNPAIADGEAGIFHNPRIWLALVNTMKLVIITSLIATVVGLLLGYIISRGRKKISGRFIEQISFTPMLIPSIALSTIYLSMFSKQQLFLPVLYGTFSLLVLISIVKYLPFAVRSGTSSMMQINSELEEAAKIEGTPWRKIFSRLILPLAKGGIFSAFLLIFISGMKELALIMLLVTPETATLTTLTYSYTESGFEQFSDAITTLIIFIIIAVNFIARKVSKADISQGIGG encoded by the coding sequence ATGAAAACCGGTCTCTCCGAAGGCTCCTTTACCTTACGCTATTGGATACAGACTTTTGCCAGTACCATAAGTAAGGCAATGTTTTATAAACCCCTGGTTAATTCTTTGCTCATCTCCCTGAATGTTTCTATATTCGGTATCCTCATCGGTGGAATCCTGGCGTGGCTGGTTACCCGTACAGATCTACCTTTGAAGAACTTTTTTTCATTTATTCTTGTTGTTGCGTATATGGTTCCCTCGTGGTGTAAGGCTCTGTCTTGGCAGATTATCTTTAAAAACGATAGGATCGGCGGATATCCTGGTATGTTTCAGTCTATCTTCAAGATAGCGCCACCCAACTGGATATCATATGGCTTTTTTCCAATCGTCATTACGTTGTCCTTGCATTATTTTGTGTTTTCTTTCCTACTCATTTCCGCGGCGCTGTCCTCCATCGGAGGGGATCTTGAAGAGATGGCGGAGATAACAGGAGCAAAACGAAGTACCATTTTACGGAAGATTACCTTTCCTTTGGTCATGCCGGCCATCCTGTCCTCGTTTATTTTGACCTTCTCAAAGGCAATAGGCTCTTTCGGTGCACCGGCGTTTTTGGGGCTAAAGGTGAACTATTACACCTTGTCGACCATGATCTATGCCAATATCCGTAACCGTATGACCACTCAGGCGTTTACTTTGTCGATTATATTGATTCTCGTTGCCAGTTTTACGGTTTATCTCAACCAGAAGGCCATTGGAAAACGAAAGAGCTTTACGACAATTGGCGGAAAGAGTACACGTAAAAATTTTATTAGGCTCAAGAAATTTAAACCCCTGGTTACCATCGCGGTTTTCCTCTTTGTCGTTTTGGGCGTCATTATGCCGCTGGTCGTTTTGGTCCTTCAAAGCCTCATGTTGAAGAAAGGGGTCTACAGCCCGAGTAATTTGACTTTCCATTTCTGGATTGGTGAGAGTAATCCCGCTATAGCCGATGGAGAAGCAGGTATTTTTCATAATCCGAGAATCTGGCTTGCTCTTGTCAATACGATGAAGCTTGTTATTATAACGTCTTTAATCGCAACTGTTGTCGGTCTTCTTTTGGGATACATCATCTCAAGAGGACGCAAGAAAATCAGCGGTCGGTTTATCGAGCAAATTTCTTTTACCCCTATGCTGATTCCTTCTATTGCGTTGAGTACCATCTATCTTTCAATGTTTTCCAAACAGCAGCTCTTCCTGCCTGTTCTGTACGGCACCTTTTCGTTGCTCGTTCTGATCAGCATTGTGAAATATCTGCCCTTTGCCGTTCGATCGGGAACCAGTAGCATGATGCAAATTAATAGTGAACTTGAAGAGGCCGCAAAGATAGAGGGAACACCATGGAGGAAAATTTTTTCAAGGCTGATCCTCCCTCTCGCCAAAGGAGGAATTTTTAGTGCCTTTTTATTGATCTTTATTAGCGGAATGAAAGAGTTGGCATTAATTATGCTGTTAGTCACGCCCGAAACCGCCACCCTGACGACCTTAACCTATTCGTATACGGAGTCGGGTTTTGAGCAGTTTTCCGATGCAATTACAACATTAATTATTTTTATCATTATCGCTGTTAATTTCATTGCCAGAAAAGTCAGTAAAGCGGACATTTCCCAAGGAATAGGAGGTTGA
- a CDS encoding LacI family DNA-binding transcriptional regulator, with protein MRVTIKDIAREAGVSTAAVSKALNGQPDIGETTRLRIIRISRELGYTPNMIARNLVTKGNKTIGVLIPDISTPIYPRIYKGINETAMKYGYTLLLGDTKRSIESEKKYIMTMMENRVAGLLVSPVSNDISHIVQVVRGQIPIIYFGGKVNDAMKNSIGIDNYHGAMLAIDYLTGLGHKDIIMICDDLDTKTRHDRVDGYREAMEKKGLKPLVVFNNEGLKGRQCGVSAIRHIIAGRTLPTAVFALNDLMAIGAMEALSEAGLRVPEAVSVMGYDDISFASLPMIGLSTIWQPKFKTGEMALELLHKKLQDDPVTEDRKIVLQPELRIRTSTCRI; from the coding sequence ATGCGAGTGACCATCAAAGATATTGCGAGAGAGGCGGGGGTCTCGACTGCTGCCGTGTCCAAGGCCTTGAATGGACAACCGGATATTGGCGAAACAACACGGTTACGAATTATCCGGATAAGTCGTGAATTGGGTTATACCCCGAATATGATTGCCCGCAATTTGGTAACAAAGGGGAATAAGACCATTGGTGTATTAATTCCCGATATTTCCACGCCCATCTATCCTCGTATCTATAAGGGGATAAATGAAACGGCCATGAAGTACGGATATACACTTTTGCTTGGCGACACCAAGCGGAGCATAGAAAGCGAAAAGAAATATATCATGACGATGATGGAGAACCGGGTGGCCGGGCTCCTTGTCAGTCCTGTTAGCAATGATATCTCTCATATTGTACAGGTTGTTCGGGGACAGATACCGATCATCTATTTCGGTGGAAAGGTCAACGATGCAATGAAGAATTCCATCGGTATCGATAATTATCACGGCGCCATGCTCGCCATTGATTATCTAACGGGGCTTGGACATAAGGATATTATCATGATCTGTGATGATCTTGATACGAAAACACGACACGATCGAGTCGATGGATATAGGGAGGCAATGGAAAAAAAAGGGTTGAAGCCTCTTGTCGTTTTTAACAATGAAGGTTTAAAAGGTCGTCAGTGTGGTGTTTCGGCCATACGCCATATCATTGCGGGGAGGACACTTCCTACGGCTGTTTTTGCCTTGAACGATTTGATGGCGATAGGGGCTATGGAGGCTCTCTCCGAGGCGGGGCTACGGGTTCCCGAGGCTGTTTCCGTGATGGGTTATGATGATATTTCATTTGCATCTCTCCCGATGATAGGACTTTCTACCATCTGGCAACCAAAGTTCAAAACAGGAGAGATGGCCCTTGAGCTGTTACATAAAAAGTTGCAGGACGATCCTGTAACAGAAGATCGCAAGATTGTCTTGCAGCCTGAACTGAGGATCAGGACATCGACCTGTCGAATATAA
- a CDS encoding PHP domain-containing protein has translation MKRSYAYETHAHTTEVSSCGRVRAADALRMYKRAGYQGIIFTDHFHDDYFSSLGEMPWEAKIDCYLTGYREAVKVARTLDMDVLWGMELRFTENDNDYLVYGIDSDFLKGWEDLHRSSISIFMESIKSRTDVLVYQAHPFRDGCRLVDPVIVHGLEIYNGNPRHDSRNNLAAQAAAENRTLILSGSDFHRPGDLASGGVFLPERISCNAELIAALKAIRYDALIIKEPACK, from the coding sequence ATGAAAAGATCGTATGCATATGAAACTCATGCTCATACGACCGAAGTAAGCAGTTGTGGCCGAGTAAGAGCTGCCGATGCTCTTCGAATGTACAAGCGTGCCGGCTACCAGGGCATTATTTTTACCGACCATTTTCATGACGATTATTTCTCTTCTCTTGGAGAGATGCCTTGGGAGGCCAAGATCGATTGCTATCTTACAGGCTATCGGGAAGCTGTCAAAGTGGCCCGGACATTGGACATGGATGTTTTATGGGGAATGGAGCTGCGCTTTACCGAAAACGATAACGATTACCTTGTCTATGGAATAGATAGCGACTTCTTGAAGGGGTGGGAAGATCTTCATCGTTCATCAATCAGCATATTCATGGAATCAATTAAGAGTAGGACAGATGTTCTGGTGTATCAGGCTCATCCTTTTCGCGATGGCTGTCGGTTGGTAGATCCTGTGATCGTCCATGGCTTGGAAATCTATAACGGAAATCCTCGACATGATTCAAGAAATAATCTTGCCGCACAGGCGGCTGCGGAAAACCGTACGCTTATCTTGTCCGGTTCTGATTTTCACAGGCCCGGCGATCTGGCAAGCGGCGGGGTGTTCCTGCCTGAACGTATCTCCTGTAATGCCGAACTTATTGCCGCTTTGAAAGCTATTCGTTATGACGCTTTAATCATAAAGGAACCTGCATGCAAATAG
- a CDS encoding PfkB family carbohydrate kinase, which yields MTYDITMIGHISKDVMIYPEEEQRFIGGPVIYSSIAATRSGKRIHVITKCSEKDKAALCGMEAEGVKVSWLASPDTTSIENIYLSDDRERRKVRLLSKASSFSLEELPEAGSLIFHLAGLFKDEIPDAIIPHLAKKGSVGVDAQGLLRCNEKGALFFKNWENAHQLMPHISYFKADAMEAEILTGTSDRKDAARILADMGAKEIVITHHDGVLVLVNGEFFYAPYTAANLSGRTGRGDTTFAAYMAVRLDSDPSWATAYAAALCSMKMEAPGPFSGTEEMVYERMKHMGFSRESQEK from the coding sequence ATGACATACGATATAACAATGATCGGGCATATCTCAAAAGATGTCATGATTTACCCTGAAGAGGAGCAAAGATTTATCGGAGGACCTGTCATCTATTCCTCAATCGCCGCTACTCGTTCGGGAAAACGGATACATGTTATTACAAAATGTTCGGAAAAAGATAAAGCGGCGCTATGCGGTATGGAAGCGGAGGGCGTGAAGGTTAGCTGGTTAGCTTCGCCCGATACAACCAGTATAGAAAATATATATCTTTCCGATGATCGCGAAAGGCGAAAGGTTCGGCTTTTAAGTAAAGCCTCTTCTTTTTCTCTCGAAGAACTCCCGGAAGCAGGAAGCCTCATCTTCCATTTGGCAGGTTTATTTAAGGACGAGATACCTGATGCCATTATTCCTCATCTTGCAAAGAAAGGGAGTGTCGGTGTCGATGCCCAGGGCCTTCTTCGATGCAACGAGAAAGGAGCGCTTTTTTTCAAGAACTGGGAAAACGCCCATCAGCTCATGCCCCATATCAGCTATTTTAAGGCGGATGCAATGGAGGCTGAAATCCTAACCGGAACCTCTGATAGAAAAGATGCCGCACGGATTCTTGCGGATATGGGGGCAAAAGAGATCGTCATTACCCATCATGACGGAGTTCTCGTTTTGGTAAACGGCGAATTTTTCTATGCTCCCTATACTGCTGCAAACCTGTCCGGCAGGACTGGCCGGGGTGATACCACCTTTGCCGCCTACATGGCTGTTCGACTTGATTCCGATCCCTCTTGGGCAACGGCTTATGCCGCCGCCCTCTGTTCCATGAAAATGGAAGCCCCTGGCCCATTCTCGGGGACTGAGGAAATGGTATATGAACGAATGAAGCATATGGGATTTTCTCGTGAGAGCCAGGAAAAATAG
- a CDS encoding ABC transporter ATP-binding protein has product MRNRIEDAIKAKSSSLRLVDVTKKFRQIGGSGEVIAVDNVNLSIESGELVTLLGPSGCGKTTTLRMVAGFESVTSGKLFLGDEMIESVPPNKRDMAMMFQSYALFPHMTVYNNIRYGLKLKKLPEAEIKQRTNQIIELMQIKGMENRLPSQISGGQQQRVALARAVVIEPKVLLFDEPLSNLDAKLREYMRDELRALQKRLGITSLYVTHDQSEAMAISDKVVLMNAGRIVQVGTPLDLYNEPASLFVAEFIGKSNFLPCEIKEKSDDGIESVILGARITVPSPGKHFSFFKGEATAVIRPEFIRVLEKEDGQFTGVVRKTVFFGNFVEYEIEIKNRIIKVESYCPLEKKIYQVEDIVGIAVNIDGIRLLKNNDGEADA; this is encoded by the coding sequence ATGAGAAACCGAATTGAGGATGCAATTAAGGCAAAAAGCAGTAGCCTTCGTCTGGTAGATGTGACAAAAAAGTTTCGTCAAATAGGGGGATCAGGAGAGGTTATTGCCGTTGATAATGTTAATCTTTCGATCGAATCAGGTGAGCTTGTTACCCTTTTAGGACCTTCCGGTTGTGGAAAAACTACAACGTTGAGAATGGTTGCAGGATTCGAGAGTGTGACCTCCGGCAAGCTTTTTCTCGGAGATGAAATGATAGAATCCGTACCTCCGAATAAGCGTGATATGGCTATGATGTTTCAGAGCTATGCACTTTTTCCTCATATGACCGTATATAACAATATACGTTATGGTTTGAAGCTAAAAAAACTTCCCGAGGCTGAGATAAAACAGCGGACGAATCAGATAATCGAGCTTATGCAAATCAAAGGTATGGAAAACAGGCTTCCTTCGCAAATCTCCGGGGGACAACAGCAGCGCGTCGCATTAGCAAGGGCTGTCGTCATTGAGCCCAAGGTCTTGCTGTTTGATGAACCTCTTTCAAACCTTGATGCAAAACTTAGGGAATATATGCGTGATGAGCTTCGTGCTCTTCAAAAGCGGTTGGGTATAACCAGCCTGTATGTCACTCACGATCAATCCGAGGCTATGGCTATATCGGATAAAGTGGTACTCATGAATGCCGGGAGGATCGTTCAGGTAGGAACCCCGTTGGATTTGTATAATGAACCGGCGAGCCTTTTTGTTGCAGAGTTTATAGGAAAGTCCAATTTTCTTCCCTGCGAAATAAAGGAAAAAAGTGACGACGGTATTGAGTCGGTTATTCTTGGTGCCAGAATTACCGTACCCTCGCCGGGAAAGCATTTTTCCTTTTTCAAAGGAGAGGCCACTGCCGTAATTCGGCCCGAATTTATTAGGGTATTAGAAAAAGAAGATGGGCAGTTTACAGGAGTAGTACGAAAAACGGTTTTCTTCGGTAATTTTGTCGAATACGAAATAGAAATTAAAAATAGGATCATCAAAGTTGAATCATATTGTCCACTTGAAAAGAAAATATATCAAGTAGAGGATATCGTCGGCATAGCCGTGAATATCGATGGTATACGTTTGCTGAAAAATAACGATGGGGAAGCGGATGCTTGA